Proteins from a genomic interval of Drosophila melanogaster chromosome 2R:
- the Ir48b gene encoding ionotropic receptor 48b codes for MILQQSSNLLKLLLLLAISSVRTQGLNDIIIELNQRLLISNNFLYCNQSDKLNEYEIKYLQHMPPISLMIFTSIESMNFTQVEYNLGADNKLFLIMGNEEPPYDFLHALNLHFQFAEYIIVIDEPVDLKKSTKWLDFVNHLWQQGYVQLLIYTSYDEKLYHKIIFPETVIEETLVEQYISIRGSFNNLYGYPVRVAAYNNAPRSMLYVNRWGKHIFAGFYMRFLRAFIDARNGSFVPVLTPSNSPGNCTLNLVNETVDVCADALAANPAAFSLTHGFRIASANVLVTHAKPLHSYRYLTAPFQWSVWACLVIYVLLVVNFLSFIGWLRSGKWEFSKYLLEVFSSLLFSGFYLKEIRGRERYILFGVLFIAGFVYSTEYLGLLKSMLISEVFEKQIDTFEALVESNITLMVDPYDKILFAKYNMPEILSPIMELVSFETLLKHRNRFDQDYAYILFSDRMALYDYAQQFLKHPKLLRIPIDFSFLYTGIPMRKRWFLKHHLGRAWYWAFESGLTRKLALDADFEAVRVGYLSFLITEHVEAQPLNVDYFVMPAIALAIGYILALLSFVIEMTAWRIREFLGCRKATMTSTGCSEGGHVDVD; via the coding sequence ATGATCCTTCAACAATCTTCCAATCTTCTAAAACTTCTACTACTTCTTGCTATCTCTTCTGTAAGGACTCAAGGTCTTAACGATATCATAATTGAACTAAACCAACGCCTTCTTATCTCCAATAACTTCTTGTATTGCAACCAATCCGATAAACTAAATGAGTACGAGATAAAGTATCTCCAGCACATGCCACCAATAAGCTTGATGATCTTTACCTCAATTGAATCTATGAATTTCACACAAGTTGAATATAATTTAGGTGCTGATAACAAACTCTTTTTGATTATGGGCAACGAAGAACCACCCTATGATTTCCTTCACGCCTTAAACTTACATTTTCAGTTTGCTGAATATATAATTGTGATAGATGAACCCGTTGATTTGAAGAAGAGTACCAAATGGCTAGATTTTGTGAACCACCTATGGCAGCAAGGATACGTTCAGTTGTTAATCTATACCTCGTATGATGAAAAATTGTATCACAAAATCATATTTCCCGAAACCGTGATAGAGGAGACTTTGGTGGAACAGTACATATCCATTCGGGGATCATTCAATAATCTTTATGGCTATCCGGTTCGCGTTGCAGCCTATAATAATGCTCCGCGCTCCATGCTATATGTGAATCGCTGGGGCAAGCACATATTTGCCGGGTTCTACATGAGGTTCCTTCGAGCTTTCATTGACGCTAGAAATGGAAGTTTTGTGCCAGTGCTCACGCCAAGTAATTCGCCCGGGAATTGTACATTGAACTTGGTCAATGAAACCGTTGACGTGTGTGCAGATGCCTTGGCAGCAAATCCAGCCGCTTTTAGCTTAACCCATGGTTTCAGGATAGCCTCGGCGAATGTTTTGGTGACACATGCGAAACCCCTACACTCCTACCGCTATCTTACCGCTCCTTTTCAATGGAGTGTATGGGCCTGTTTGGTCATCTATGTGCTATTGGTGGTGAATTTCCTCAGTTTTATTGGGTGGCTAAgaagtggaaaatgggaatttaGCAAGTACCTTCTCGAGGTATTCAGCTCGCTTTTATTCAGTGGATTCTATTTAAAGGAAATCCGAGGACGGGAAAGGTACATACTCTTTGGAGTGTTGTTCATAGCTGGCTTTGTCTACTCCACCGAGTATTTGGGATTACTCAAAAGTATGTTGATCTCGGAGGTTTTCGAGAAGCAGATTGATACGTTTGAGGCACTGGTGGAGAGTAATATAACCCTAATGGTTGATCCATACGATAAGATACTATTTGCCAAGTACAACATGCCCGAGATACTTTCGCCCATTATGGAACTGGTCagttttgaaacacttttgaAGCACAGAAATCGCTTCGATCAGGATTACGCGTATATACTGTTCTCGGATCGAATGGCTCTATACGACTATGCCCAGCAATTCTTGAAGCATCCAAAACTGCTGAGAATTCCCATCGACTTCTCATTCCTCTACACTGGCATTCCGATGCGAAAGAGATGGTTCCTCAAGCACCATTTGGGACGCGCCTGGTACTGGGCCTTCGAGAGCGGTCTTACAAGGAAACTGGCCTTGGACGCCGACTTCGAGGCAGTTCGCGTGGGCTATCTAAGCTTCCTCATCACGGAACATGTGGAGGCCCAGCCGCTGAATGTGGATTATTTCGTCATGCCGGCAATTGCTCTGGCCATCGGCTACATCCTGGCCCTTTTGAGTTTTGTCATCGAGATGACGGCCTGGCGCATAAGGGAATTCCTGGGATGCAGGAAGGCGACGATGACGAGTACCGGTTGTTCAGAAGGCGGTCATGTTGATGTTGATTGA
- the pyr gene encoding pyramus, with translation MFHKFMPNVRTYIILMSFVAAIAWSASAAKNVLTLSKHSELALHINSHGKVTAENILRTYQYFNMEAVNDVFSLDFKITIYSADVDYYLCFHHGRLVGKRNATKECHFKEGIFMGNQNFSSAYNPVLRVGFKGNFKPIGLNDFSKPKVMKKAILFFFPLNEEKFNLHLAEVLSSSTTTTTTTTTTTSTTTTTTTPPPSTTTTTTTTTTTPASPVAVTKRTRSKSRRPTSINSNSSNSNIPDKISRHNSNSLKSYNQANSNNNNNNNNNNSSNNNELDLQQQQVILQRNRKLHRRHRLQQKKRQLQLQQQQRRRQRQYGTMGVMAQPQPKNLVVRHHHNNATIMERRRRRRLERQQHKLQRELWEREQREAGDKERERERVEHLPKATSSASSSSSSSSTATSTALTATAASLAPSAFNLVAIMAASRRKRDRRKRSAGATGAGAGATGAGATRGGGSSSSPPDADMQLVELPSQRLQQQDEQHPQNEYSKPYVNSNLNLDLDLNVNVKQLIDSSSVSVNHAIPALPKNYNYLYSNEHYNLNTKSSTTDSSSLDDSTKFDSPNSHSHSHSAFNQNIDNNLKQLTDRIELASAESQVETTANPEGETETVTTETVMQNRNHIDANNIIDDSYPNDEEHEELILKKLLRGLRLQQQHQQQQLQQQQQQPNIENPNENINVVNNNQNHNDGGLLTNNNHNSNYNEQFANDDETIRIQNNKYETHIVQYKHAVFIWKILGVSRRYDNPIIIAWQFACHCGKYFVSLYYIDL, from the exons AT GTTCCACAAGTTCATGCCCAATGTCAGGACTTATATTATACTGATG AGTTTTGTGGCTGCTATTGCGTGGTCAGCAAGCGCCGcgaaaaatgttttaacaTTGAGCAAACACAGCGAACTTGCGCTGCACATCAATTCGCACGGCAAAGTGACCGCCGAGAACATACTGCGGACATATC AATACTTCAATATGGAAGCTGTCAACGATGTGTTCAGCCTGGATTTCAAAATCACCATCTATTCGGCGGATGTAGACTACTATTTGTGCTTCCATCACGGCAGACTGGTTGGAAAG agAAACGCCACAAAGGAGTGCCACTTTAAGGAGGGAATTTTCATGGGCAATCAGAACTTTAGTAGCGCCTACAATCCAGTGCTGCGTGTGGGTTTCAAGGGAAATTTCAAGCCCATTGGCTTGAATGATTTTTCCAAACCGAAAGTGATGAAGAAGGCcatattgtttttctttcctttGAATGAggagaaattcaatttacatttGGCTGAAGTGCTGAGCAGTAGCACCACTACCACCacgactacaacaacaactacatcaacaacaacaacaacgacaacaccaccacccagtaccaccacaacaacaacaaccacaacaaccacACCAGCTAGCCCAGTGGCGGTCACAAAACGGACGCGTTCCAAATCGCGTCGCCCAACAAGTATTAATAGCAATagtagcaacagcaatatCCCTGACAAAATCAGCAGACACAACAGTAATAGCCTTAAGTCCTACAACCAAgccaatagcaacaacaacaacaacaacaacaacaacaacagcagtaaCAATAATGAGTTGGatctgcagcaacaacaggtgATCCTGCAGAGAAATCGCAAACTCCATCGCCGCCACAGGTTGCAACAAAAGAAGcggcagctgcaactgcagcagcaacaacgccGTCGCCAGCGGCAGTACGGCACAATGGGAGTGATGGCCCAACCGCAGCCCAAAAACCTGGTGGTGCGTCATCATCACAACAATGCCACCATTATGGAACGGCGTAGACGTCGCCGCTTGGAGCGGCAGCAGCACAAGTTGCAGCGCGAGTTGTGGGAGCGCGAGCAGCGCGAGGCGGGCGACAAGGAGCGGGAACGCGAGCGGGTGGAGCATCTGCCCAAGGCCACCTCCTCggcctcgtcctcctcctcctcctcgtcgacGGCCACCTCGACCGCTCTGACCGCCACGGCCGCCTCGTTGGCACCCAGCGCCTTCAATTTGGTGGCCATCATGGCGGCCAGTCGTCGCAAGCGGGACAGGCGAAAACGCTCGGCGGGAGCAACAGGTGCTGGTGCGGGCGCAACAGGTGCGGGGGCAACAAggggcggcggcagcagcagcagtccgCCCGATGCTGATATGCAACTGGTTGAGCTGCCCTCGCAGCGATTGCAGCAGCAGGATGAGCAGCACCCACAAAACGAATACTCAAAACCCTATGTTAATAGTAACTTAAACTTAGATCTAGACCTAAACGTAAACGTAAAGCAACTAATTGATAGTAGTAGCGTTAGTGTTAATCATGCAATACCTGCCTTGCCAAAAAACTACAACTACTTGTACAGTAACGAGCATTATAATTTGAATACTAAAAGTAGCACGACTGATTCTAGTAGTTTAGACGATAGCACTAAGTTCGATAGTCCAAatagccatagccatagccacAGCGCGTTCAATCAGAATATTGACAATAATCTTAAGCAATTAACCGATCGAATTGAACTTGCCTCAGCTGAAAGCCAAGTTGAGACAACAGCGAACCCCGAAGGTGAGACAGAGACAGTTACTACCGAAACTGTAATGCAGAATCGCAATCATATTGATGCTAATAATATAATCGACGATAGCTATCCGAACGACGAGGAGCACGAAGAGCTGATTCTAAAGAAACTTCTTCGTGGCCTCAggttgcaacagcaacaccaacagcagcaactgcaacagcagcagcaacaacctaATATTGAAAACCCTAacgaaaatattaatgttgttaACAATAATCAGAATCATAACGATGGTGGTCTGCTGACAAACAATAACCATAATAGTAATTACAATGAGCAATTTGCGAATGACGATGAAACGATACgaattcaaaataataaatatgaaacACATATAGTACAATACAAACATGCGGtatttatttggaaaatattGGGGGTATCTAGGAGATATGATAATCCTATAATCATTGCTTGGCAATTTGCATGTCACTGTGGTAAGTATTTTGTTAGCTTGTATTATATAgatttatag